TCTTTATCCTGATTTAAGCGTTGAAGAAAACCTGAATTTTTATGCTACAATTTTCGGGACAACAGTAAAGGAAAATTACCATTTAATAAAAGATATTTATTCTCAAATAGAACCATTTAAAAAACGACTTGCAGGGAAATTATCGGGAGGAATGAAACAAAAACTTGCTTTGTCTTGTGCATTAATTCATAAACCCAAAGTGCTTGTTCTTGATGAACCCACAACAGGTGTTGATGCTGTTTCAAGAGTGGAATTTTGGGAAATGCTTAAAATTTTGAAAAAAATTGGGATTACAATAGTTGTGTCAACTCCGTATATGGACGAAGCAAGCAAATGCGACCGTGTTGCTCTTATTCAAAAGGCTGAACTAATGACGGTTGATAAACCTGAAAATATAATTAATGGTTTTGAAAAAGAAATTTTGTCAATTCGTGCAGATAATATTTACAAACTGCTAAATGACTTAAGAATCTTTAAAAAAACAGATTCAGTTTTACCTTTCGGACAGACTGTTCACTACATTGAAAAAGGTGGAGAAGTTGAAAATATTAATGAAATTGAAAAATATCTTATTGAAAAAGGAAATAAAAAAATAAAAATTGAAAAGACAAAAGCAAATATTGAAGATTGTTTTATGGATTTAATGGGAAGAGAGGAAGAAGTGCCTAAAGTACTTGGAGTTGGTGTTACGAAGAAAGTGCCTAAAGTACTTAAAGTGCCTTGAGTACTTAGAGTTAGTGTTACGAAGAAAGTGCCTAAAGTACCTAAAGTTAGTGTTACGAATAAAAATGTTGTGTAAAAAATTTGAATTAAAAAATGTTTAAAAAGTATAAGGCAGTTGATTACTTGGATAACTTTAGGC
This sequence is a window from Bacteroidota bacterium. Protein-coding genes within it:
- a CDS encoding ABC transporter ATP-binding protein, with amino-acid sequence MKKFSEQMNKNKSIIVHNVSRSYDEEVALKNVSFEVNKGEIFGFIGPDGAGKTTLFRIITTVLLADKGEVSVEGFDVVTEYKKIRKLIGYMPGRFSLYPDLSVEENLNFYATIFGTTVKENYHLIKDIYSQIEPFKKRLAGKLSGGMKQKLALSCALIHKPKVLVLDEPTTGVDAVSRVEFWEMLKILKKIGITIVVSTPYMDEASKCDRVALIQKAELMTVDKPENIINGFEKEILSIRADNIYKLLNDLRIFKKTDSVLPFGQTVHYIEKGGEVENINEIEKYLIEKGNKKIKIEKTKANIEDCFMDLMGREEEVPKVLGVGVTKKVPKVLKVP